The window AAACCAGCGATTATTGAAAAAGCTAGCTCAATTTTGTCTATTGTTTTATTCACTAGCTTGACACAGCCCTTTTTTGAAGTCGCTAAGATGAATTTACAGGCGATTGGAAAAGAAAAGTTAACCCTTATGATTACAGGAGTGGTTAATCTGTTGATTTTAGGTGTGTTACTTTCTCTAAATCAGTCAGTTGGATTGGATTTGACTGTTATTTTATTTTTATTAGCGAGTAATTATTTGATATTGTATGTGTTATTTACTGTTTTTTATCGAGTTGAAATTAAGAAAAATATAAAAATGAAATGATAAAAGGAGTAATTTGTTGAAATCTGTCTGTGTTTGCTTAATCATGTCGCTAGCTATTCTTATTAGAAATAGTATAAAATAAGAGATAGTTTGAATTAAAGGAGTTGTTCATAATGAGTCGAGAAATCATTTTATATATTGCGGTTAGTTTGGATGGTTATATTGCTGCATCAGATGGAAATATTGATTTTCTAAATAACATTGAGGTGACAGAAGAGGATACATCTTATCAAGATTTATTGGACAAAATCGACACAGTAATTATGGGAAGAACGACCTATGATCAAGTGACGATTGAACTTTCACCAGACAAGTATTTTTATGAAGAACAGATGTCTTATATTATTACAAATCGTCTTGATGAAAACAGTGATAAGTTAGTATTTACTAATGAAAATCCAGTCGATTTAGTGAACAAGTTAAAAAAAGAAGAAGGCAGGGCAATCTGGATTATTGGTGGT is drawn from Carnobacterium gallinarum DSM 4847 and contains these coding sequences:
- a CDS encoding dihydrofolate reductase family protein, which produces MSREIILYIAVSLDGYIAASDGNIDFLNNIEVTEEDTSYQDLLDKIDTVIMGRTTYDQVTIELSPDKYFYEEQMSYIITNRLDENSDKLVFTNENPVDLVNKLKKEEGRAIWIIGGGSIISPLVEANLIDTYIITTIPTILGKGIPLFPEFSGPVELKVNEVYQKNGIIYSIYSKK